The Gemmatimonadota bacterium sequence GCGACGCGATCCATGTGGCCGACCGGCTGGTGGCCAACGACATCCCGGTGATCCTCACGTCCACGATGGCGGCGCCTGAGCGCGACTACGACGGCTACGACGGCGCCTACCGCCGTCCGGCGCAGCTGCATGAGGCTGGCGTGAAGTTCGCGATCTCCGGCGGTGCCGGCGCGCTCTACTCGAACCGCCTCCCGTGGGAGGCCGGTGTGGCGGTGGCGTTCGGGCTGCCCGAGGAGGAGGCGTTGAAGGCCGTGACCATCAACGCCGCCCAGTTCATGGGGATCTCCGACAAGGTGGGCTCCCTGGAGCCAGGGAAGCAGGCCACGCTGCTCATCACCACGGGCACCCCGCTGGACATGACCAGCGATATCGAGCAGGCCTACATCCAGGGCCGCGAGATCGACATGATGGACATCCAGAAGTTCTTCTTCGAGAAGTACATGGCCAAGGTGCTCCAGCTCCGGCGCCTGACCATGTAGCTGCGAGGCCGGGAGCGGGGCGGGCGGGGATCCCCCGCCCGCCCCCCCTTGCCCTGCCCCCGCCGAGCCGGGGAGATTCCAGGGTTCGCCCGAATCCGCTCCAGCCCGGGAGCTGCCCATGGACAGAGCCGCGTTGCGCGCCCGATCCGATGCCGGTCTGACCGGCATCCAGGGTCACGCCGCGCGCCTGCTCCTGCTGCTCCACCTGGTCCTGGGCGCCGCCGGGCCGCTGGCCGAGGCACGCCTGGAGGCCCGCGAGGCGCCCCGGGCCCACCTGGAGGTGGAGGGCGACCCCACCTGCGCCCCCGCCCACAACCACTTCCTGTGCGTGGTGGGGCGGACCATGGCGCTTCATCTGCCGGGTCTGGCGCCCCAGGAGCCCCTGGCTCCGGAGTCGCGGGCCCGGCTGCTCGGCGCACCGGCGGCCGCTCCGGCGTACGCCGATCCGGCCCCCCTCCACGGCGCGCGCGCACCACCCCACGCCTGATCGACCTGCCCGGGCCGTCCGCCCGGGATTTCCGTCCACACGTCGATCCCTGAGCAACCATCGCCAGCCCGCGCGTCCGCGCGCGGCCGTGCGTGGGGGAGTTGTCATGAACCGATTCGTTCGGGCCTTGCTGCTGGCACTGATCGCCGGCACCGCGGCCCTCACGCCCCTCGCGGCCCAGACCGGCACCATCCGCGGCCGGGTCGTCACGTCGGCCGGCGAGCCCGCGCCCGCCGCCCACGTCCACATCGTCACGCTGGGCCGCGCCCTGGAGGCCAACCCCGACGGCACCTTCGTCTTCGAACGGGTGCCCACGGGCGCCTACCTGGTCGAGGCCGAGAGCGTCGCGGGCGCGGGTGCGCTGACGCGCGTCCAGGTCACGGCCGGTGGCACCGTCGAGGTCACGCTCACGCTGGACCCGCTGTACCACATGGAGGCGCTGGTGGTCACGGCCGGTCCGGAAGCGCTCCGCACCTCCGAGTTGTATCAGGCCGCGGACGTGCTCGGCGGCCGCGAGCTCGCGCGCAAGGCCGAGCCCACCCTGGGCGAGACGCTCGCCGGCGAGCCCGGTGTCAGCAGCACCTACTTCGGGCCCGGCGCGAGCCGTCCCCTCATCCGCGGGTTGGGGGGCGATCGCGTGCGCATCCTCGAAAGCGGTGTGGGCGTGGGCGACGCGTCCAACACCAGCCCCGACCACGCTGTCTCCATCGACCCGGGCTCCGCGAGCCAGATCGAGGTCGTGCGCGGACCGGCCACACTCCTCTACGGCAGCTCCGCGATCGGCGGCGTGGTCAACGTCGTGGACGAGCGTATCCCGACCGAGGTGGGCGGCTCCCCGGTGGGCGGCTACCTGCAGGCCCTGGGAGGTACGGTGGCCGACGAGCGCAACGTGTCGGGCGCGGTCAACGGCCACCTCCGCGGGCTGGCCTTCCACGTGAGCGGCCAACGGCGCACCACGGGCGACTACACCATCCCGGGCTTCGCCGAGATCGATCCCGATCCGGGTGAGGAGTCGGGGGTGCTCGAGAACTCCTCGCTCGAGACCACGAGCGGCGCGGTGGGCGCGTCCCTGGTGGGTGAGCAGGGCTACTTCGGCCTCTCCGTGGGTGGGTACGATTCGAAGTACGGCGTGCCCGGCCATCATCACGAAGAGGGCGCCGAGGAGCCGCTCCCGGGTGAGGAGGAAGAGGAGGCGCCCGTCCGGATCGACCTGCAGCAGCGCCGGTTGGACATGGGCGGATCGTTGCGGATGGGCCGCGCGGTCGAGCACCTGCGCGCCCGCTTCGGGTTGGCCGACTACGAGCACGTGGAGCTGGAGGGCGAGGATGTCGGCACCCGGTTCCTGAACAACCAGTGGGAGGGTCGCCTGGAGGCACACCACCGTGAGTTCGGGCCGTCCCGCGGTGCCATGGGGCTCCAGTTCTCCAGCCGCGACTTCGAGGCGATCGGCGAGGAGGCCTTCGTCCCGCGCTCGGAGACCACGCAGTTCGGGTTCTTCGCATTCGAGGAGATGGATCTCGACGCGGCGCGCGTGCAGCTCGGCGCCCGCTTCGAGCGTCAGCGCTCCACCGAGCGTGCAGACGACACGGAGCGCGTCCACAACGGATTGTCGCTCTCCGCGGGGCTCAACGTGCCGGTGGGCGAACGGCTGACGCTGGCGCTGTCGGCATCGCGCTCGGTGAAGATGCCGACGCCCGAAGAGCTGTACTCGAACGGACCGCACCTGGCCACGAGCTCGTTCGAGGTGGGCAATCCGGATCTGGACACCGAGACCGCGCTCAGCCTGGACGCGTCCGCGCGGCTGACCATGGGGCGGGTGCAGGGCGGTCTCACGGGGTTCGTCAACGCGTTCAACGGGTTCATCTTCCCGCGCTTCACCGGCGTGGAGGTGGACGGCCTGCAGGAGGTGGTGTATTCGCAGGCCGATGCCCGGTACGTCGGCTTCGAGCTGGACGGCAACATCGAGCTGTACCACGTCGGCGCGCAGCATCTGGCGCTGCTCTTCGGGGCCGACTACGTGCGGGCCACCCTCACTGAGACGGATCAGCCGCTACCGCGCATCCCGCCGCTGTCGCTCCGCGGCGGCTTCGAGTTCGACGCAGGCCCGCTGCGCGCCGGCTTGGAGGCGCGCCACGTCGCACGCCAGGACCGCGTGGCGGCGTTCGAGACGGAGACGGACGGCTACACGCTGCTGGACGGCTCGGTTTCGTATCGGCTGATCCAGGGCGCCGTGGCCCACGACCTCACGCTCAGCGCGAGCAACCTGACGGACGAGGAGGCGCGCGTGCATACGTCGCTGCTCAAGGACCTGGCCCCGATGCCGGGCCGCGAGGTGCGGTTGGCGTACCGGTTGTCGTTCTGAGGGGCCGAGCCGGCCGGTAGACGCCGGCTCCGCTCCTGCTCGCAGGCCCGCGGTGGGAGACACGCGGGGCCCGGTCCAATCGGACCGGGCCCCGCTTCTCGCTGCGATGACGACGGAGAAGAAGCGTCGCCCCCCCGTTCGCCGCTCAGGGCTTCTGCGTGACGCTCACCCCATCCGTGTCCAGCGGACCGCCGCCGTTGTTCTTCAGCTCCACGCGGATCAGGGTCGCCTCGCCCATGCCGGCATCCAACTGATCGAGCTGGACGCCCTCCTTGTCATTGTTGCTGAACTCGGAGCGGGTGATCCGGGCGTGCAGATCCCCATCATCCTCCTCTTCCAGGACCATGCCCTCTTCCTCCACGCTGCCCGATCCATCCACGAGCACCATCCGCGTAAGGATGCTGCCGGTGCCGGTCTCCGAGAACTTCACGTTCTCGCCGATGTTTCCGATCGCCGTGACGTTGCGCAGCTCCACGTCGATGTCGCCGTCGTCGTCCTCGTCGAGGTCGAGGCCCTGATCGTAGTTGCCGTTCAGCGTGGTCTGGACGATCCGCCCGCGCAGGCTGCCCGCACCGATCTCGTCCGCATCGAAGCCGTCATCCAGGTCGTTCGGGTCCTGCGGGCCGTTGCGATCCAGATGGCTCTGGGCGATGTCGAAGAGCACGTCGCCGTCGCCGGTCTCGTCCAACTCCAGCCCGTCCGCACCGTTCTCGTTGGCGTCCGAGTTCCGCATCCGGTAGGTGATGCTGCCCACTCCGCCTTCGTTCACGCGGATGCCGTCGAAGTCGCTCACGCCGCCGAATCCGTTGCGCAGCACCGCCGAGCGCAGCACCTCCACGTCCAGGCTGGCATCGGAGTTGGTGAGCTGATCATCCACCCACAGACCGTGCAGCCCGTTGTCCAGGATCTGCACGTCCCGCACGTCCACATGCACGGTGCCGGTGGCGGCGGCGGGGATCGCCACCACGACACCGGTGCCGGGGAAGTTCTGCACGGTGAGCTTGCGGAGGCGCACGTCGCCGCCGCCCGTGAAGACCAGCCCGTCCCCGGTGGAGCCGGTCCCGTCCAGGATCACCCCATCCCCCACGATCTCGAGCGCCTGGGTGCCGGTGAAGACGAGTGACTCGCTCACCGCGATGAGGTCGGGCCCCTTGATGCGAATGCGCGTGATGCCGGCATCCACGCTGGCCTGGGCCAGCGCGTCACGCAACGACGCTTCGTCCGCGTCCACCACCCTCACCACGGAGCTGGCGGACGACTCGAGCGCGGGGGCCGAGTCGAGCGCGGAGGGAGAGGACATCTCGTCCGAACAGGCGGCGAGCGCGACGAGGGTCAGGCAGGCGAGAGCGGAACGTCGCATGGCGGATCTCCGAGGCAGGGGAAGGCGGCGCCCGGGTTCGGGCTCGCCGCCACTCGGAGGACAACGTGCGGGGCGTGTGTGACGTCCAGGTCACATGGCCGTGACCGTTGCGGGTCCCGGACCGACGCGTTGCGTCACGGTGTCGGGTGCGGAACCCGCCCGTAGGTAGGGCGGCGCCCGGCCGCGGGCGGCGGGGCGGCATCGGGCTCGCCGGACGGCGCGCAGACCCAACTCAGCGTGGCACCAACCGCTCCCGGCGCTCCGTCACCGACTCCACGCGCTCCCGGCTGTAGGCCACCGGGAAGTAGCGGTCCGCGGCCCACAGCGGGAACAGGTCGCGGTAGTGGGGATCGTCGGGGTCTCCGGCCTGGCCGGGCGTGTTGGTGCCGACCGCGTTGTCCCAGTTCTCGGTGTCCACGATGATGCGGAAGGACGCGCCGGACGTCTGGTTGTTGCCCCCGCCGGTGGCGCCCACCGTGGAGCCGTCCCCGCCGCGCGGCGCCGGACCCACGTCCAGGCGCGCGCGCAGGTCCGCGTTGACCGCGGCCGACAGGGGGTGGCGGATCAGCGCGTGCTTGTAGCGCTCCTGTCCGTAGCGCCATCCCTTCATGTCGGAGCCGAGCGTGTTGCGCAGGCTGGCGACGGCCTCCTCCAGCGCGCCCACGAGCACCGCGTCCCGGCCCGCGATCGGATCCCCCATCCCGGTGCGACCGGCCGCGACGGCCGGGTCCCTGCGGCCGAACTCGCCCGGAGGCGCGATCAGCCAGTCGATGGTGCGTTTGAGCGAAAGCGAGCCCACGTGCTCGCGCTCCGCCGGCCGTGTCATGACCTCTCGCACGGCGTCACGCAGCGCACGCTCCCAGGCCACGTAGATGCCCGCCTCGATGGACGTGGGATCGAGCACGAACGGACCGGTGGATTCGGGATCCCGCGTGGTGCTCGATCCCCAGTTGAGCAGCATCCGGCGGGCCGTCTCGGCCGTGGCGTTGCTGGAGGACACCTCGCGCAGCAGCGGCACCAGCGTACGCGCCGGGATCGACGTGTAGTCCGTCTGCAGGAGCATCATGTCGCCGATGGAGAACTTGCGTCCGCCGTCCAACACCTCGTTCACGCGCGCCCAGCGGAAGGGATCGGCCCACTCCCAGCCGATCGCCTCGCGCCGATGCGGATAGTCGAGCGCCGTGAGGTTGGAGTTGGCGGTGCCGAAGTAGCCCTCCGGTGGATTGACGACGTGCGGTTTGGACTTGATGGGCAGATAGCCGTCCCACTCGTAGCGGCCGTCTCCGGGGACGGGCACCAGCCCGCTCCACGTGCGGCGGATGGGCGCGATCCCCACCGCCTGCCAGCCGATGGTGCCGTCGCGCCCGGCCCAGATCATATTCTCGCCCGGGATGTTCAGGTAGTTGCTGGCTTCGACGAACTCCTCCCACGTGCGGGCCTGGTCCATGCGCAGGCTGGCCATGTACGGGGCGCCGCCGATCTCCATCCAGGCGGCGCGCACCGCGTACGCGACCTGGTTGGAGGGGTCTTCATGCACCACCGGGCCGTGCCGCGTGTACTTGAGCTCCACCACTTCAGGAGCGGCGCCCTTCACGCGGATGGTGTCCACGATGACGCGCATGTCCTCCCAGCGGCCCTGATAGCGGTACTGATCCGGATCGGACGGGTTGGTTTCGTAGACGTAGAGATCCTCGCCGTCCGTGCTGAAGACGGTCAGACCCCAGGCGCCGTGCTGGTTGTGGCCGATGGACACGCCCGGGATGGTAGGCTCCCCGCCGCCGATCACGTCCCAGCCCGGCGCCACCAGGTGTACCCAGTACCGGAGCGACGGCGCGCCCTGCGCGCGGTGCGGATCGTTGGCCATCATGGGGAAGCCGGACAGGCTGCGCGTGCCGTCCACGATCCAGTTGTTGCTGCCGATGTCGGCCCGCGCCTCGGTCTCCAGGTGCAGGCGCTCGGCGCTCTGCACGGCCGCGAGCTGCTCGAACCCGTCCTCGGCGTCCGCGTCCGCCCGGTTGCGCAGCGCGGGATCCACGATGTGCTCGGGCCGGAACTGCACGCCGCGCCGAAACGCGTTGTAGAGGCGCAGGATGTCCTGGGAGAGCAGCGACCCGTCGATCGCGGGATCGAGCGTGAGGTCCGGATCTCCGGGCTGGACGGGGTGGAAGTACTCGAGCGCCCGCACCCGGTCCGCGCCGATCGCGTGCACCGCCCGACCGTAGCTGAGCTCCGCGCCGATGTTGCCCAGCAGGCCCTGGTGGCGGGAGATCACCACGTCGGGGGTCCAGCGGCCGGGCTCGATGCCCAGCAGCTCGAACTCGATGGGCAGCAGGGAGGGATCGCGCTCCGTCTCGGCGATCCAGGCGTTCACCCCGGCCACGTAGGCTTCGAAGATCTCCACGCCGTCCGGGTGGTAGTAGGCGAGCTCCCGCTCCAGGTCGCCCCGGAACAGGAACAGCCGCGTGCCGCGGTCCCGGTCCACCTCGTCCGGGCCCAGGATCTCAGCCACCGTGCCCGTGGCCTGCCGGCGCCAGAGCTCGAACTGGAAGAGCCGGTCACGTGCGGCCGCGTAGCCCTGGGCGAAGAACAGGTCCGCCTGGTTCTCCGCATAGATGTGGTTGATGCCCCACCGGTCGCGCAGGATCTCGACCGGCGCCGTGAGCCCCTCGGCGCGGAGGGTCTGCGCGGCCGACGGGGCCTGCGCCCGGAGCGCGGGCGCGGGGACGCAGATCAGGGTGAGGAGGAGGGCTGGGACGAGGCGGCGCATGAGGCTTCCCCTGCAGGCGGTCGACGATGCCGACCATCATGGGCGGGAAGCGGGCGGGCGGCCAGCGGAGGCGGCGCGCGGGAGAGGCGCAGGTGCGGGAGGCTGCCGGCGACGCCGATCGCGCGACGGCGGCGTGAGGACCCCTGAGCCGCCTCCGGTCACGTAGCGCCGCCAGAGCGAGGACGCCTCAGCGGCCTCCGTTCACGTACCGCCGCCAGCGGCCCTCGCGGAACTGGAGCAGGATGCGAAGCACCCGTTCGGACGTGCTCTCGTCCGCTTGCCCCGTCCGCAGGAAGTCGCTCAGCCCTCCCAGGCGGGCGTACAGGGACGGGTCCGGACGCACGAAACCCATGCGCCACTCGCCGAACGAGCGCTCCTCCACCAGGCCGCGGCTGAGGACCAGGGCCCCGCCATGGCGCGGGTCCGTCTCGATCCGCGCATACAGCGCCTCCACCACGTCCGGCGGGCCCTCCAGCACCTGGATGAACGAGCCTTCGTGGAACAGGAGCAGACCCGTCACCCCCAGGCGGGTGTTGGTGGCGCGCGCCCCCTCCAGCAGGGTCTCGAGCTCGGACTGCTCGAAGTGCTGCCGCGCAGCGCTCACGTAGACGAGCTGAAGAAGGGTCTCAGGGGGACCATCAGCCGCGTGGGGGATGGCCGGACCCGTGGGATCGGGCTGCGCGTCCATACCCGGAGTATCGGCTCGCCGGCCCGACGGCTTGATCCATGCCCTTCCGACGCCCGCCCGGCCCGTCGATACTGGAAGGCAGGATCCCTCGACCCCGGACCCATGAACATCCAGATCTTCGGCACGAAGAAGAGCAAGGAGACCCGGGCCGCGCTGCGGTTCTTCTCCGACCGGCGGATCGCCGTGCACTTCGTGGACTTCGCCGTGAAGGGGCCCTCGAAGGGAGAGCTCTCCCGCTTCGCCCAGAAGTTCGGAGCCCGGGCGCTGGTGGACGAGGGGTCCAAGCGCTTCTCCGAGTTGGGCCTGGGGTCGGCCGCCTACTCCGATGAGCGCTGGCTGGAGCGGCTGGTGGACGAGCCGCTGTTGTTGAAGCAGCCCCTGGTGCGCAACCAGAACCGGCTGACCGTGGGCGATGCGCCCCGCGAGTGGAAGGCCTGGGTGGAGGACGCGCGCGCATGATCCTGCCGCTCACGGGCGCGGTCGTGGGCACCCTGGGCGGTGGCGCGTGGGCGCTCAACCGGGTGGCCCTGGCCACGCTGCGGCCGCCCTCCCGGCCCGTGGAGCGGACCCCCACCGACCTGGGACTGCAGCACGAGGACGTGGAGTTCGCCTCCGGGGAGCTGACGCTGCGGGGCTGGTGGATCGAGCCGGTGGGGCCGGCCCGCGACGCCCTGGCCGTCCTGACGCACGGCTGGACCGCCAATGCCGGGATGATGCTCCCGCTGGCGGCCGCGCTGGCCGAGGCCGGTCACCCCGTGCTGGCCTTCGACGTGCGCGCCCACGGCCGGAGCGACCCGACCCCGGTGTGCACGGTCCGGCACTACCGGGACGACGTCGCGGCGGCCGTCCGCCACGCCGGGGAGCGCCATCCCGGCCGCCCGACCGTCCTGGTGGGCCACTCCATGGGGGCCGCGGCCGCTGCGCTGGTCGCCGCCGACGGCCACCCCGTCCAGGGTCTGGCCCTCCTGGCCTGCCCCGCGGACGTGCTGGAGGTCACCCGGGGGTGGATGCGGGACAAGGGCCTGCCCGGCCAGTTCCTGATCCCCCTCCTGGTGCCGTTCTGGCGCCTCCAGACCGGGGAGCCGGGCCTGCGCCTGAGGCCCGAGAGCCGGCTGGGCGACGTGGGCGTGCCCACCGTGATCGTGCAGGGAGGTCAGGACCGGCGGGTGCCTCCGGAGCACGCGGAGCGGCTCGCGCGCATCCTGGATCTTCCCGTGCTCCGGATCGAGGATGCGGATCACATGGGCCTGCTGGAGCGCCCTCCGGTGCATCAGGCGGTGGTGGGTCTCCTCGCCGACGTGACGCGCGCGGCGCTCTGACGAACCCCCGCCGCCCCTTTCGGGACCGGCCGCCGAGGTGAAGGTTGGCGGGCGACCCGCTTTCCGGGAGGACCGCTTTGGAACACACCCCGCGCGGAGGAGACCGCCTCCGTCGGATCGGACTCGTGCTGGGCCCCGTCTTCTTCTTCCTGCTGCTGGTGGTCCAGGTGGCGCCCGATCAGCCCGCCGCCAGCCGCATGGCCGCCGTGGCGCTGCTCATGGCCACCTGGTGGATCACCGACGCGGTCCCGTTGTTCGCCACCGCGCTGCTCCCGTTGGCCCTCTTCCCCCTGCTGGGCCTTTCCGGGGGTGGAGAGACGGCCACGCAGTACTTCAACAGCACCATCGTGCTGTATCTGGGCGGCTTCCTGATCGCGCTGGCCATGCAGCGCTGGAACCTGCACCGCCGGATCGCGCTGGGCATCATCCAGCGCGTGGGCGGGACGCCCAACCGGTTGGTGCTGGGCTTCATGCTGGCCGCGGGCTTCCTGTCCATGTGGATCTCGAACACCGCCACCGCCATCATGATGGTCCCCATCGGGCTGGCCATCGTGGTCACCATGGAGGAGACGTTCGGCACGGAGGACACGCACCCCTTCACCGTGGCCGTCATGCTGGGCATCGCCTACGCGTGCTCCATGGGCGGGATCTCCACGCTGGTGGGGACGCCGCCCAACCTGTCCTTCTCGCGCATCTTCGCCGTCACCTACCCGGACGCCCCCCCGATCGGCTTCGGCCAGTGGTTCCTGCTCGGCCTCCCCATCGGGGCCACGATGCTGTTCGTGACCTGGATCGTGCTGACGCGGGTGTTCTTCCGCACCCCCGACCACGTGCATGCCGATCCGAGCGTGGTCGCCGACGAGCGGGCGCGGCTGGGAAGCCCTTCCTTCGAGGAGAAGGTGGTGATGGCGATCTTCGCCACCACCGCGCTGCTGTGGGTGTTCCGGGTCCGCATCAGCCTGGGGTTCCTCGAGATCCCGGGCTGGTCCGAGTTCTTCCCCGACCCGAGCCTCTTCGACGACGGCACCGTCGCCATCGCCCTGTCCGCGCTGCTGTTCCTGATCCCGGCCCGGGACCGGGGCGAAGGCAAGGGCATGATCCTGGACGCGACCGTCATCCGGCGTTTGCCGTGGGACATCGTGCTGCTGTTCGGCGGCGGCTTCGCGCTGGCCTACGGCTTCCGCGTCACCGGGTTGTCCGACGTCATCGGGGGGCGCTTCGCGGGCCTCTCGGAGGCGCCGCCCCTGTTGATCGTGCTGCTCATCTGCCTGGTGATCACCTTCCTGACCGAGCTGACCTCCAACCTCGCCACCACCGAGATGATCCTGCCCATCCTGGCCTCGGTGTCGGTGGCGGCCGGACTGCACCCCCTGCTCCTCATGGTCCCGGCGACGCTCTCCGCGTCCTGTGCGTTCATGATGCCGGTGGCCACGCCGCCCAACGCCATCGTGTTCGGGAGTGAACGCGTCCGCATCGCCGAGATGGCACGGGCGGGGATCGTGCTGAATCTGATCGGAGTCGTCATCGTGGCCAGTCTCTTCTATGCGATCGGGCCGGTGGTCTTCGACATGGATCCCACGACGGTGCCGGAATGGGCCACGCCGTCCGGAGTCGTGCCGTGAGCCGCCCGCGGACCCCGCTGCACAACACGCCACGCTCCCCCGCGGCATCGGAGTCCCAAGTCTCCGAGCTGATGATGCCCCAGGACGTGAACAACCTGGGCAACGTGTTCGGCGGAGCCATCCTGTCCATGGTAGACCGGGCGGCCGCGGTGGCCGCCATGCGGCACGCGGGCCAGACCTGTGTCACCGTCTCGATCGACCGGGTGGACTTCCGCGAG is a genomic window containing:
- a CDS encoding BLUF domain-containing protein is translated as MDAQPDPTGPAIPHAADGPPETLLQLVYVSAARQHFEQSELETLLEGARATNTRLGVTGLLLFHEGSFIQVLEGPPDVVEALYARIETDPRHGGALVLSRGLVEERSFGEWRMGFVRPDPSLYARLGGLSDFLRTGQADESTSERVLRILLQFREGRWRRYVNGGR
- a CDS encoding DASS family sodium-coupled anion symporter; protein product: MLGPVFFFLLLVVQVAPDQPAASRMAAVALLMATWWITDAVPLFATALLPLALFPLLGLSGGGETATQYFNSTIVLYLGGFLIALAMQRWNLHRRIALGIIQRVGGTPNRLVLGFMLAAGFLSMWISNTATAIMMVPIGLAIVVTMEETFGTEDTHPFTVAVMLGIAYACSMGGISTLVGTPPNLSFSRIFAVTYPDAPPIGFGQWFLLGLPIGATMLFVTWIVLTRVFFRTPDHVHADPSVVADERARLGSPSFEEKVVMAIFATTALLWVFRVRISLGFLEIPGWSEFFPDPSLFDDGTVAIALSALLFLIPARDRGEGKGMILDATVIRRLPWDIVLLFGGGFALAYGFRVTGLSDVIGGRFAGLSEAPPLLIVLLICLVITFLTELTSNLATTEMILPILASVSVAAGLHPLLLMVPATLSASCAFMMPVATPPNAIVFGSERVRIAEMARAGIVLNLIGVVIVASLFYAIGPVVFDMDPTTVPEWATPSGVVP
- a CDS encoding alpha/beta fold hydrolase; its protein translation is MILPLTGAVVGTLGGGAWALNRVALATLRPPSRPVERTPTDLGLQHEDVEFASGELTLRGWWIEPVGPARDALAVLTHGWTANAGMMLPLAAALAEAGHPVLAFDVRAHGRSDPTPVCTVRHYRDDVAAAVRHAGERHPGRPTVLVGHSMGAAAAALVAADGHPVQGLALLACPADVLEVTRGWMRDKGLPGQFLIPLLVPFWRLQTGEPGLRLRPESRLGDVGVPTVIVQGGQDRRVPPEHAERLARILDLPVLRIEDADHMGLLERPPVHQAVVGLLADVTRAAL
- a CDS encoding penicillin acylase family protein, with the protein product MRRLVPALLLTLICVPAPALRAQAPSAAQTLRAEGLTAPVEILRDRWGINHIYAENQADLFFAQGYAAARDRLFQFELWRRQATGTVAEILGPDEVDRDRGTRLFLFRGDLERELAYYHPDGVEIFEAYVAGVNAWIAETERDPSLLPIEFELLGIEPGRWTPDVVISRHQGLLGNIGAELSYGRAVHAIGADRVRALEYFHPVQPGDPDLTLDPAIDGSLLSQDILRLYNAFRRGVQFRPEHIVDPALRNRADADAEDGFEQLAAVQSAERLHLETEARADIGSNNWIVDGTRSLSGFPMMANDPHRAQGAPSLRYWVHLVAPGWDVIGGGEPTIPGVSIGHNQHGAWGLTVFSTDGEDLYVYETNPSDPDQYRYQGRWEDMRVIVDTIRVKGAAPEVVELKYTRHGPVVHEDPSNQVAYAVRAAWMEIGGAPYMASLRMDQARTWEEFVEASNYLNIPGENMIWAGRDGTIGWQAVGIAPIRRTWSGLVPVPGDGRYEWDGYLPIKSKPHVVNPPEGYFGTANSNLTALDYPHRREAIGWEWADPFRWARVNEVLDGGRKFSIGDMMLLQTDYTSIPARTLVPLLREVSSSNATAETARRMLLNWGSSTTRDPESTGPFVLDPTSIEAGIYVAWERALRDAVREVMTRPAEREHVGSLSLKRTIDWLIAPPGEFGRRDPAVAAGRTGMGDPIAGRDAVLVGALEEAVASLRNTLGSDMKGWRYGQERYKHALIRHPLSAAVNADLRARLDVGPAPRGGDGSTVGATGGGNNQTSGASFRIIVDTENWDNAVGTNTPGQAGDPDDPHYRDLFPLWAADRYFPVAYSRERVESVTERRERLVPR
- a CDS encoding arsenate reductase family protein, coding for MNIQIFGTKKSKETRAALRFFSDRRIAVHFVDFAVKGPSKGELSRFAQKFGARALVDEGSKRFSELGLGSAAYSDERWLERLVDEPLLLKQPLVRNQNRLTVGDAPREWKAWVEDARA
- a CDS encoding TonB-dependent receptor, with product MNRFVRALLLALIAGTAALTPLAAQTGTIRGRVVTSAGEPAPAAHVHIVTLGRALEANPDGTFVFERVPTGAYLVEAESVAGAGALTRVQVTAGGTVEVTLTLDPLYHMEALVVTAGPEALRTSELYQAADVLGGRELARKAEPTLGETLAGEPGVSSTYFGPGASRPLIRGLGGDRVRILESGVGVGDASNTSPDHAVSIDPGSASQIEVVRGPATLLYGSSAIGGVVNVVDERIPTEVGGSPVGGYLQALGGTVADERNVSGAVNGHLRGLAFHVSGQRRTTGDYTIPGFAEIDPDPGEESGVLENSSLETTSGAVGASLVGEQGYFGLSVGGYDSKYGVPGHHHEEGAEEPLPGEEEEEAPVRIDLQQRRLDMGGSLRMGRAVEHLRARFGLADYEHVELEGEDVGTRFLNNQWEGRLEAHHREFGPSRGAMGLQFSSRDFEAIGEEAFVPRSETTQFGFFAFEEMDLDAARVQLGARFERQRSTERADDTERVHNGLSLSAGLNVPVGERLTLALSASRSVKMPTPEELYSNGPHLATSSFEVGNPDLDTETALSLDASARLTMGRVQGGLTGFVNAFNGFIFPRFTGVEVDGLQEVVYSQADARYVGFELDGNIELYHVGAQHLALLFGADYVRATLTETDQPLPRIPPLSLRGGFEFDAGPLRAGLEARHVARQDRVAAFETETDGYTLLDGSVSYRLIQGAVAHDLTLSASNLTDEEARVHTSLLKDLAPMPGREVRLAYRLSF